The sequence below is a genomic window from Methanobacterium sp. Maddingley MBC34.
CTGATAGTTCAGGCAGATCTGCTATTTTTAAAGTTAAATAGGCTATATTAAGTTATTATGGGCTATTTTAATCAGTATAAGATAGTATAACTCAATATAAAACATTTAGATTAATCATAAAATTTATTTGTATGTTTTTACATATAAAATATTGATAAAAAATATCAGTTCGGGGTGAAAATCATGAAAATAAGTGCCAGAAATGGATTTAAAGGAAAAGTAGAGAAAGTAGAGGAAGGACCAATCACAGCCAATGTAAAAATAAAAATAGAGGTGCCAGCAGAGAT
It includes:
- a CDS encoding molybdenum-pterin binding protein (PFAM: TOBE domain~TIGRFAM: molybdenum-pterin binding domain), with the protein product MKISARNGFKGKVEKVEEGPITANVKIKIEVPAEITAVITKESVEDLNIKVGDEVVAIIKATEVMVGKE